A section of the Humulus lupulus chromosome 2, drHumLupu1.1, whole genome shotgun sequence genome encodes:
- the LOC133819563 gene encoding protein SIEVE ELEMENT OCCLUSION B-like — MLNAVQGVVSKVESAVSHVHHHIEVEATNIFTMSDEKIIDLVYGTHVHAAEKSFDEDSLFVVVENVLMRSSQIIDKIVQGVHVHVDNIEEKHSKGNLSVPLCTLKAINNELSCKAPNEETAHKTTLAILNKLSNYTWEAKAVLALAAFAFEFGDFWLIAHHYHSDPLAKQLGLLKRVPGLIKTSELQKHRQTILELSSLIKLTMRVIAIFDEFEKLSISYDLKYIPGLSIALDHMPLYVYWAILTIAACATKLGILISSEPDRAYDLSPYSQKISFIFNQLTMQLNVCRRQLAEAEAYRRLCKLILTPTEIMEIFKALVFYKFDVVKPLIDGSTNRTVNIDVLRRKNVFMFFAGLDITEEDISILKPVYDLVSKKEKSYTIVWIPIVEQWTDELKKKYEILRTKMPWYSLQIFSPLAGIRFIKEHWQYKGKPMLVVTTPQGKVENLNALHLIRVWGLKAFPFDRKAEEIISKERHWIGSVVNNVHPTIETWVKEEKYIFFYGGKDNDFIQTFTKNVTALQSDPFIKGAKINIELFCVGKTAKGGEDHGILSRFWTGIESLFFTKDHKEVDPVTQEIQKLLSYKNESGWAVLSKGSAVVTTGHGSAILKVIEDFEQWKEVIKVKGFEVAFKEFHTKVTHTIRHCCRLDVPTLGGKAPDRMKCPECTRTMETYISYKCCHIDGPLSAHH; from the exons ATGTTGAACGCAGTCCAAGGTGTCGTTTCGAAAGTGGAGAGTGCCGTTTCTCATGTGCACCATCACATTGAGGTCGAGGCCACAAACATCTTCACCATGTCTGATGAGAAAATCATTGACCTTGTCTATGGCACTCATGTCCATGCTGCTGAAAAATCTTTTGACGAAGACTCTCTTTTCGTCGTCGTCGAAAACGTTCTTATGCGTTCCTCCCAAATTATTGACAAAATTGTGCAG GGAGTTCACGTTCATGTGGACAACATTGAGGAGAAGCACAGCAAAGGTAACCTGAGTGTTCCCCTGTGCACGCTCAAGGCCATCAACAACGAG CTTTCATGCAAAGCCCCGAACGAGGAAACTGCACACAAAACAACACTAGCGATTCTTAACAAACTGTCAAACTATACGTGGGAAGCAAAGGCCGTTTTGGCACTTGCGGCTTTCGCATTTGAATTTGGGGACTTCTGGCTCATCGCCCATCATTACCATTCGGACCCACTAGCCAAACAATTGGGGCTCCTCAAAAGAGTGCCTGGACTAATCAAGACTTCTGAGCTCCAGAAACACCGGCAAACAATTCTTGAGCTCAGCAGCCTCATTAAGCTCACCATGCGAGTCATCGCAATCTTCGATGAGTTTGAGAAGCTCTCTATTAGTTATGACCTCAAATACATTCCCGGATTGTCCATTGCCTTGGACCATATGCCACTCTATGTCTATTGGGCTATTCTAACTATTGCAGCATGTGCTACCAAACTCGGCATTCTCATAAGTTCTGA GCCGGACAGAGCATATGATTTGTCTCCCTATTCACAAAAAATCAGCTTCATCTTCAACCAGCTCACTATGCAGCTGAATGTTTGCAGAAGACAACTTG CCGAGGCTGAGGCTTACAGGAGGCTTTGTAAGCTTATCCTTACTCCAACTGAAATCATGGAGATTTTCAAGGCTTTGGTGTTTTACAAATTTGATGTTGTGAAGCCACTCATTGATGGTTCTACAAACAGAACG GTGAACATTGATGTGCTGAGGAGGAAGAATGTATTCATGTTCTTTGCTGGCCTAGACATAACAGAAGAAGATATTTCCATTCTCAAACCAGTTTACGACTTAGtatcaaagaaagaaaaaagctACACAATTGTATGGATTCCCATTGTGGAGCAGTGGACCGATGAGCTAAAGAAGAAGTATGAGATTTTGAGGACCAAGATGCCATGGTACAGTTTGCAGATATTTTCTCCGCTCGCAGGAATTAGATTCATCAAGGAACATTGGCAATACAAGGGCAAGCCTATGTTGGTGGTGACTACCCCTCAAGGGAAGGTGGAGAATCTCAATGCACTTCATCTTATTCGTGTGTGGGGTCTCAAGGCCTTTCCTTTTGATAGGAAAGCTGAGGAAATCATCTCCAAGGAAAGACATTGGATTGGTTCTGTTGTTAACAACGTCCACCCAACTATAGAGACTTGG GTGAAAGAGGAGAAGTACATCTTCTTCTATGGAGGAAAAGACAATGATTTTATCCAAACATTCACCAAGAATGTAACTGCTCTTCAGAGTGATCCCTTCATCAAGGGTGCGAAAATCAACATCGAGCTGTTCTGCGTGGGAAAGACAGCCAAAGGAGGAGAAGACCATGGCATTCTAAGTCGGTTCTGGACTGGAATAGAGAGCTTGTTCTTCACTAAGGATCACAAGGAAGTTGACCCGGTGACTCAAGAGATCCAAAAGCTTCTTTCTTACAAGAACGAGAGTGGTTGGGCTGTTCTTAGCAAAGGGTCTGCGGTTGTGACAACCGGCCATGGCTCAGCAATTCTGAAGGTAATTGAGGACTTTGAACAGTGGAAGGAAGTCATTAAGGTGAAGGGCTTCGAGGTTGCTTTCAAAGAGTTTCACACTAAGGTCACTCACACTATTCGCCATTGCTGCCGCCTTGATGTCCCTACCCTTGGCGGAAAGGCCCCAGATAGAATGAAATGCCCAGAATGCACTCGCACCATGGAGACTTACATTAGTTATAAGTGTTGCCACATTGATGGTCCACTCAGTGCTCATCACTAA